Proteins encoded in a region of the Flavobacterium sp. PMTSA4 genome:
- the hemW gene encoding radical SAM family heme chaperone HemW: protein MSGIYIHIPFCKQACHYCDFHFSTSLKKKDEMITALANEIQLRKSEFSDDVVETIYFGGGTPSILQISDLQFLIDEVFKHYKVVENPEITIEANPDDLSKERIIEFANSRINRLSIGIQSFFEEDLKLMNRAHNAIESKECLEFATKYFDNISIDMIYGMPNMSKEKWLQNIETALSFNIPHISSYALTVEPKTALHKFIKQGIIPQLDDELAQEHFHLLVDKLEENGFIHYELSNFGKENYFSKNNSSYWLGKKYIGIGPSAHSYDGVTRSWNISNNSIYINSLKENKLPSETEMLSKTDRYNEYVMTGLRTVWGISLDRVEKEFGKTYLDYLNQQAEKYIEDHLLFVDENILRTTKSGKFLSDGIASDLFLLNLE from the coding sequence TTGTCTGGAATATACATTCACATACCTTTTTGCAAACAAGCTTGTCATTATTGCGACTTTCATTTTTCTACTTCATTAAAGAAGAAAGACGAAATGATTACAGCATTGGCAAACGAAATTCAACTGCGTAAAAGTGAGTTTAGCGACGATGTTGTTGAAACAATTTATTTTGGTGGTGGAACACCTTCGATATTGCAGATTTCAGATTTACAATTTTTGATAGATGAAGTTTTTAAACATTATAAAGTTGTTGAAAATCCTGAAATTACGATTGAAGCCAATCCTGATGATTTATCTAAAGAACGAATAATTGAATTTGCCAACTCACGAATTAATAGATTAAGCATCGGAATTCAATCATTTTTTGAAGAAGATTTAAAGTTAATGAATCGAGCTCATAATGCAATTGAATCAAAAGAATGTTTGGAATTTGCAACCAAATATTTTGATAATATTTCGATTGATATGATTTACGGCATGCCTAATATGAGTAAAGAAAAATGGCTTCAAAACATCGAAACTGCTTTGTCATTTAATATTCCACATATTTCTAGTTATGCTTTGACTGTTGAGCCTAAAACGGCTTTACATAAGTTTATAAAGCAAGGTATTATTCCACAACTTGATGATGAATTAGCGCAAGAGCATTTTCACTTATTGGTTGACAAACTTGAAGAAAATGGATTTATACATTATGAGTTATCCAATTTTGGTAAAGAAAATTATTTTTCAAAAAACAATTCGAGTTATTGGTTAGGAAAAAAATACATAGGCATTGGTCCTTCAGCTCATAGTTATGATGGTGTTACACGAAGTTGGAATATTTCGAATAACAGTATTTATATTAACTCCTTGAAAGAAAACAAACTGCCATCAGAAACCGAAATGTTATCAAAAACAGATAGATATAATGAGTATGTTATGACAGGTTTACGAACTGTTTGGGGAATTTCTTTAGATAGAGTTGAAAAAGAGTTTGGCAAAACATATTTAGATTATTTGAACCAACAAGCCGAAAAATATATTGAAGACCATTTACTTTTTGTAGATGAAAATATTTTACGAACTACTAAATCTGGTAAGTTTTTAAGCGATGGAATTGCGAGTGATTTGTTTTTACTAAATTTGGAATGA
- a CDS encoding DUF58 domain-containing protein codes for MKIEQQKELISGFKHLELLANQVVEGFISGMHKSPFHGFSAEFAEHKIYNSGESTKNIDWKLFAKTDRLYSKRYEEETNLRCHLIIDNSSSMYYPKLENDQPFYKNKIGFSVLASAVLMNLLKKQRDAVGLSIFSDKYDYYAPEKGSDRHHRMLLNILEELLEKPKQTKTTDTITYLHQIAEKIHRRSMIVLFTDMFQNQDKEKLFNALQHLKHNKHKVVVFHVYDKATEIQFDFDNSPRKFIDLESGEELNLFAENIKTLYEEKVESYFKEIAMTCMQNKIKYVPVSVDDSFEKILTTYLVEKQMFG; via the coding sequence ATGAAGATAGAACAACAAAAAGAATTAATCTCAGGTTTCAAGCATCTCGAATTGTTAGCCAATCAAGTCGTTGAAGGTTTCATTTCAGGAATGCATAAATCGCCGTTTCATGGGTTTTCTGCCGAATTTGCCGAACATAAAATCTACAATTCAGGCGAAAGCACCAAGAATATCGACTGGAAACTTTTTGCAAAAACCGACAGATTATATTCAAAACGATACGAAGAAGAAACAAACCTGCGTTGTCATTTAATCATTGACAATTCCTCTTCTATGTATTATCCAAAACTAGAAAATGACCAACCATTCTATAAAAATAAAATAGGTTTTTCAGTTCTTGCTTCAGCAGTATTGATGAATTTGCTCAAAAAACAACGTGATGCAGTTGGACTAAGCATCTTTTCAGATAAATACGATTATTATGCACCCGAAAAAGGTTCTGATAGACATCACAGAATGTTATTAAACATTTTGGAAGAATTATTAGAAAAGCCAAAACAAACCAAAACAACCGATACTATTACTTATTTGCATCAAATCGCAGAGAAAATTCATCGTCGTTCCATGATTGTTTTGTTTACCGATATGTTTCAAAATCAAGACAAAGAAAAACTCTTCAATGCCTTGCAACATTTGAAGCATAACAAGCACAAAGTAGTAGTTTTCCATGTATATGACAAAGCAACTGAAATACAATTTGATTTCGATAATTCACCAAGAAAGTTCATCGATTTAGAATCTGGCGAAGAGCTAAATCTTTTTGCAGAAAATATTAAAACACTCTACGAAGAAAAGGTAGAAAGCTATTTCAAAGAAATAGCAATGACTTGTATGCAAAACAAAATTAAATACGTTCCTGTATCTGTTGATGATAGTTTCGAAAAAATCCTCACAACATACTTGGTTGAAAAGCAAATGTTTGGCTAA
- a CDS encoding cyclase family protein encodes MKAIIDNKFEIDLSKPIDISIPLSNTDKNPIAWYIEKPQIEPVKFGDWIGKVSEGSSTNFNNIFFNPHGHGTHTECLGHITKAFYSINQCLKQFFFSAELISIQPESFANDLVITKSQLEKALENKNSEALIIRTLPNSESKKSKNYSNTNPPYLSEEAAIFIREKGIQHLLIDLPSVDREEDEGKLLAHKAFWNVKDVENLNKDARLNCTITEMIFVADEVADGSYLLNLQIASFENDASPSKPILYKI; translated from the coding sequence ATGAAAGCAATAATTGACAACAAATTTGAAATAGATTTATCAAAGCCTATTGATATTTCCATTCCATTATCAAATACTGATAAAAATCCAATAGCTTGGTATATTGAAAAACCACAAATTGAACCTGTAAAATTTGGTGATTGGATAGGAAAAGTTTCCGAAGGAAGTTCTACTAATTTTAATAACATTTTTTTTAATCCACACGGACACGGAACGCATACTGAATGTTTAGGTCATATTACCAAAGCGTTTTATTCAATAAATCAGTGTTTAAAGCAATTTTTTTTTTCAGCAGAATTAATTTCAATTCAACCAGAAAGTTTTGCAAATGATTTAGTAATAACAAAATCTCAATTAGAAAAAGCATTAGAAAACAAAAATTCTGAAGCTTTAATCATTAGAACATTGCCAAATTCTGAGTCAAAAAAATCTAAAAATTATTCAAATACCAATCCGCCATATTTGAGTGAAGAAGCGGCAATTTTTATTCGTGAGAAAGGAATTCAGCATTTATTAATTGATTTGCCAAGTGTTGACAGGGAAGAAGATGAAGGGAAATTATTGGCACATAAAGCTTTTTGGAATGTGAAAGATGTTGAAAATCTTAATAAAGATGCACGATTAAATTGCACAATTACTGAAATGATTTTTGTTGCAGATGAAGTTGCGGATGGAAGTTATCTTTTAAATCTTCAAATTGCTTCTTTTGAAAACGATGCTTCGCCAAGTAAGCCAATTTTATATAAGATATGA
- a CDS encoding PH domain-containing protein: MLENLKKILNEDQDPKAIEKITAKLENLLMTNEEVGYIAVQKKPAVTILPDSVIVTNKRIILCKPKNLGLSMEFVDYDWDDIAASFVKEGIFGADFTFTTKTDLTQTIDYLPKNQARKLYTFAKEQLDLLKNPVQNSTLVNEVKNETESSISQVEEIEETPTEEVIDFAEIVPVSGYRDEKQFPGEKLEVSEKGLGELSQDELFSKLQNYKKLLDNGLIMQAEYDKMKAEILSFM; the protein is encoded by the coding sequence ATGTTAGAAAACTTAAAGAAAATATTAAACGAAGATCAGGATCCAAAAGCTATCGAGAAAATCACTGCAAAATTGGAGAATTTGTTGATGACTAATGAAGAAGTTGGATACATTGCTGTGCAAAAAAAACCAGCAGTAACCATTCTTCCTGATAGTGTAATTGTAACCAACAAGCGAATTATTCTTTGTAAGCCAAAAAACTTAGGATTATCAATGGAATTCGTTGATTATGATTGGGATGATATTGCTGCGAGTTTTGTAAAAGAGGGAATTTTTGGTGCTGATTTTACTTTTACTACCAAAACTGATTTAACACAAACAATTGATTATTTGCCAAAAAATCAAGCAAGAAAGTTATATACTTTTGCTAAAGAACAACTAGATTTATTAAAAAATCCTGTTCAAAATTCAACTTTAGTAAATGAAGTAAAGAATGAAACAGAATCATCAATTTCTCAAGTTGAAGAAATAGAAGAAACGCCTACGGAAGAGGTCATTGATTTTGCCGAAATTGTACCAGTTTCTGGTTATAGAGATGAAAAACAGTTTCCAGGCGAGAAATTAGAAGTTTCTGAAAAAGGCCTTGGTGAATTGTCGCAAGACGAATTGTTTTCAAAACTACAGAATTATAAAAAATTGCTTGATAACGGATTAATTATGCAAGCAGAATATGATAAAATGAAAGCTGAAATTTTAAGCTTTATGTAA
- a CDS encoding zinc-dependent metalloprotease: protein MRIKLLIIALFLCFSSFSQKDIWKKNESREITPNKFVQRNSFPDNFTLYQVAANELKNLLQQSPNRLTTSSSKVVISVPNSNGDIERFQMFEFSNFDPQLQAQFPEIRSYIGKGIDDKTAIIRMSSDPSGFQGIIFRADKGTEFFEPYSQDSSVYAFFTSADRKRGNLPFVCSTEDVKLNNELKESLNSQNRSSSGQLLNFRLALSCNGEYAIYFGGTVNGALAAMNATMTRVNGVFEKDLAIHMNLIANNSLVVYTNPNTDPYSTNIGAWNGQLQTTLTNVIGEANYDIGHMFGSTGGGGSAGCIGCVCVNGVKGSGKTSPADGVPMGDNFDIDYVAHEMGHQFGGNHTFSNSVEGSGVNVEPGSGSTIMGYAGITAQDVQPHSDAYFIYANIKQIQDNMVAKTCPQRINLTNITPEVDAGFDYTIPKSTPFVLTGTAYDGNGDTMTYCWEQNDSAITTTPSQTGTNSGASATKLGGPNWRSYNPTTSPSRYFPRIQSIIANQSTTAGSEINVEALSSVARTLNFVFTARDNYAGAGQTNSDAMVVTVNATAGPFLVSSPNTAVSWTVGSNQTVTWDVAGTTSNNVNAAYVDIFLSTDGGFTYPILLASKVPNDGSETITVPNNVGTANRIMVKGYKHIFFDISNANFTITAPTSSFAIAFNGIAEQQNKEACTGATIDYTIPYSAYAGFSGTTTFSVSGQPAGSVVTFTPNTMTSSGNVTMTISNTNNLTAAFYNLTVTATDGVTSKTVPFYLNLLNSTFNNLILTSPANQAIGQNSALNLTWQADSNATLYDVQVSTDPNFSTISYSGTVATNSFALNNLSSATQYYWRVLPKNSSCFGNYSQVYLFKTGQITCTNYNSTNVPITIPTTANVTVNSTLSVPDTDVISDVNVTLNISHTYVNDLTITLISPAGTQVKLVQRPCADAELENITATFDDSGIPLVCQVSPAISGVVIPLETLTAFNGQTMNGIWTLRVFDQFNLDGGAINGWTLNLCKNTAVPLEVNENSLQNFSLYPNPNNGNFNISFNSNSTNKINVGVFDIRGRSVFSNDYQNNGFFNETINLSNIQSGIYLVKVQDGEKQITKKIVVE, encoded by the coding sequence ATGAGAATTAAATTACTAATTATTGCATTATTTCTTTGTTTTTCTTCATTTTCTCAAAAAGATATTTGGAAGAAAAATGAATCGAGAGAAATTACACCAAATAAATTTGTCCAAAGAAATAGTTTTCCAGACAATTTTACCTTGTATCAAGTAGCAGCAAATGAATTAAAAAACTTATTACAACAATCACCAAATAGATTGACAACTAGTTCTTCAAAAGTTGTAATTTCAGTTCCAAATTCAAATGGAGATATTGAACGTTTTCAAATGTTTGAGTTTTCAAATTTTGATCCTCAATTACAGGCTCAATTTCCAGAGATTAGATCATACATTGGAAAAGGAATTGATGATAAAACTGCAATAATTAGAATGAGTTCAGATCCAAGTGGTTTTCAAGGAATAATTTTCAGAGCAGATAAAGGAACAGAATTTTTTGAGCCATATTCTCAAGATAGTTCTGTTTATGCTTTCTTTACAAGTGCAGACAGAAAACGAGGAAATTTACCATTTGTATGTTCAACAGAAGATGTTAAACTAAATAATGAATTAAAGGAATCTTTAAATTCTCAAAATAGATCAAGTTCAGGTCAATTATTGAATTTTAGATTAGCTCTTTCATGTAATGGAGAATATGCCATTTATTTTGGAGGAACTGTTAACGGTGCTTTGGCAGCAATGAATGCAACAATGACCAGAGTAAATGGAGTTTTTGAGAAAGACTTAGCTATTCATATGAACTTGATAGCTAACAATTCATTAGTTGTTTATACTAATCCAAATACTGATCCTTATTCAACTAATATTGGTGCATGGAATGGACAATTGCAAACTACTTTAACAAATGTAATTGGTGAAGCAAATTATGATATTGGTCATATGTTTGGTTCAACTGGTGGTGGCGGAAGTGCGGGATGTATAGGATGTGTTTGTGTAAATGGAGTTAAAGGAAGTGGAAAAACTTCACCAGCAGATGGAGTTCCAATGGGAGATAATTTTGATATTGATTATGTTGCTCATGAAATGGGACATCAATTTGGAGGGAATCATACATTTTCAAATAGTGTAGAAGGAAGTGGTGTTAATGTTGAACCAGGTTCAGGTTCTACTATTATGGGATATGCTGGAATTACGGCTCAAGACGTACAACCTCATTCAGATGCTTATTTTATTTATGCAAACATTAAACAAATTCAGGATAATATGGTTGCAAAAACTTGTCCACAAAGAATAAATCTAACAAATATTACTCCAGAGGTAGATGCTGGTTTTGATTATACAATACCAAAAAGTACTCCTTTCGTTTTAACAGGTACAGCTTACGATGGAAATGGTGATACAATGACATATTGTTGGGAACAAAATGATTCAGCGATTACCACTACACCTTCACAAACGGGTACTAATAGTGGAGCATCTGCGACCAAATTAGGTGGTCCAAATTGGAGATCTTATAATCCTACGACTTCACCTTCAAGATATTTTCCTAGAATTCAAAGTATAATAGCAAATCAATCAACTACTGCTGGTTCGGAAATTAATGTTGAAGCATTAAGTTCTGTTGCTAGAACACTAAATTTTGTATTTACCGCAAGAGATAATTATGCTGGTGCAGGTCAAACTAATTCTGATGCAATGGTTGTAACAGTAAATGCCACAGCTGGACCATTTTTAGTTTCATCGCCAAATACAGCTGTTTCTTGGACAGTTGGTTCAAATCAAACAGTAACTTGGGACGTTGCAGGAACAACTTCTAATAATGTTAATGCAGCTTATGTTGATATATTTTTATCTACAGATGGAGGTTTTACATATCCAATTCTATTAGCAAGTAAAGTTCCAAATGATGGTTCAGAAACGATAACGGTTCCAAACAATGTTGGTACAGCTAATAGAATAATGGTGAAAGGATATAAGCATATTTTCTTTGATATTTCTAATGCTAATTTCACAATTACAGCTCCAACTTCAAGTTTTGCAATTGCTTTCAATGGGATTGCTGAACAACAAAATAAAGAAGCATGTACTGGCGCAACAATAGATTACACAATTCCTTATTCTGCTTATGCTGGATTTAGTGGTACAACTACTTTTTCAGTTTCTGGTCAACCTGCTGGTTCGGTAGTTACTTTTACTCCAAATACAATGACTTCTAGCGGAAATGTTACAATGACGATTTCAAATACTAATAACTTGACTGCTGCATTCTATAATTTAACAGTAACAGCTACAGATGGCGTTACGAGTAAAACAGTTCCGTTTTATTTAAATTTACTTAACTCAACCTTTAATAATTTAATCTTAACATCACCTGCAAATCAAGCTATTGGTCAAAATTCAGCATTAAATCTAACCTGGCAAGCAGATTCAAATGCTACTTTATATGATGTTCAAGTTTCTACAGATCCAAATTTTTCAACCATAAGTTATTCGGGAACTGTTGCTACAAATAGTTTTGCTTTGAATAACTTATCAAGTGCTACACAATATTATTGGAGAGTATTGCCGAAAAATAGTTCATGTTTTGGTAATTACAGTCAAGTTTACTTGTTTAAAACAGGTCAAATTACATGTACAAATTACAATTCTACAAACGTGCCAATAACTATTCCAACTACAGCAAATGTAACTGTTAATTCAACTTTGTCTGTTCCAGATACAGATGTAATATCTGATGTTAATGTTACTTTGAATATTTCTCATACTTATGTAAACGATTTAACAATTACTTTAATTAGTCCAGCAGGAACACAAGTTAAATTAGTTCAAAGACCATGTGCAGATGCTGAGTTAGAAAATATAACTGCTACATTTGATGATTCTGGAATACCATTAGTTTGTCAAGTGAGTCCAGCAATATCGGGAGTTGTTATTCCATTGGAAACATTAACTGCCTTTAATGGTCAAACTATGAATGGGATATGGACTTTACGAGTATTTGATCAATTTAATTTAGATGGTGGAGCAATTAATGGATGGACGCTTAATTTATGTAAAAATACTGCTGTTCCATTGGAAGTTAATGAAAACTCATTGCAAAATTTTAGTTTGTATCCAAATCCAAATAATGGGAATTTCAATATTTCATTTAATTCAAATTCTACGAATAAAATTAATGTTGGTGTATTTGATATTCGAGGTAGAAGTGTTTTTTCAAATGACTATCAAAATAATGGTTTCTTTAACGAAACAATTAATTTAAGTAATATTCAATCTGGAATTTATTTAGTTAAAGTTCAAGATGGCGAAAAACAAATTACCAAAAAAATTGTAGTAGAATAA
- a CDS encoding glycosyltransferase produces the protein MEIAFIIIVLIYCVFILQFVVGFNKIKTFSFSNELKPKTSFTIIVPFRNEAKNLPKLLKSFSKLNYPKELIEIIMIDDDSEDNSSSIFIQWRMQNDEIDTTLLENLRLTNSPKKDAIARAMPIAKNEWIITTDADCEVKKDWLKTIDNYIQTNVVEMIAAPVIYKTKNNWFHQFQQFDLLSLQGTTIGSFGINKPFMCNGANFAYTKKLFLELGGFGENDSFASGDDVFLLQKAIAKYPEKVSFLKSKEVIVTTKPENDLFKLFMQRVRWASKTSSYKFNYPKVLGLIVLMTNAIIVYGIIALILNKFDWRILLVLFLMKYIVDYSLLHKSNKFLNKSKFMLPLASSLVYPFFVTIVGVYSLFGSFKWKGRSFKK, from the coding sequence ATGGAAATAGCTTTTATAATTATAGTATTAATTTATTGCGTTTTTATCCTTCAATTTGTTGTTGGATTTAATAAGATAAAAACCTTTTCATTTAGTAATGAATTAAAACCTAAAACATCTTTTACCATTATTGTTCCCTTTAGAAATGAAGCAAAAAATTTACCTAAGCTTTTAAAATCATTCTCTAAACTAAATTATCCAAAAGAATTAATAGAAATTATCATGATTGATGATGATTCTGAGGATAATTCGAGTTCAATTTTTATTCAATGGCGAATGCAAAATGATGAAATTGACACTACTTTGTTAGAAAATCTTCGATTGACTAATTCACCCAAAAAAGATGCAATTGCCCGAGCAATGCCAATTGCTAAAAACGAATGGATTATTACAACTGATGCCGATTGTGAAGTTAAAAAAGATTGGCTAAAAACTATTGATAATTATATTCAGACCAATGTGGTTGAAATGATTGCTGCACCGGTAATCTATAAGACAAAAAATAACTGGTTTCATCAATTCCAACAATTTGATTTATTGAGTTTGCAAGGAACGACTATAGGTAGTTTTGGAATCAATAAACCATTTATGTGCAACGGCGCAAACTTTGCTTACACTAAAAAACTATTTTTAGAACTCGGTGGTTTTGGTGAAAACGATTCGTTTGCATCTGGTGATGATGTTTTTTTACTTCAAAAAGCTATTGCTAAATATCCTGAAAAGGTTAGCTTTTTAAAGTCGAAAGAAGTTATAGTAACCACAAAACCAGAAAATGATTTATTCAAACTTTTTATGCAAAGAGTTCGTTGGGCAAGCAAGACTTCGAGTTATAAATTTAATTATCCAAAAGTATTAGGATTAATTGTTTTGATGACAAATGCTATTATTGTCTATGGAATTATTGCCTTGATTTTAAACAAATTTGATTGGAGAATATTGCTTGTATTATTCCTTATGAAATATATTGTTGATTATAGTTTATTACATAAATCAAATAAATTCTTGAATAAAAGCAAGTTTATGCTTCCTCTCGCAAGCAGTTTAGTTTATCCCTTTTTTGTAACAATTGTTGGGGTTTACAGTTTATTTGGTAGTTTTAAATGGAAAGGCAGAAGTTTTAAAAAATAA
- a CDS encoding MmcQ/YjbR family DNA-binding protein, translating to MNIQQLYEFCLSKKGVTEHFPFDEDTLVFKVGGKMFCLTSLKEWEKGTPSLNLKCNPEKAQELRAEYEAINPGYHMSKIHWNTVDFNSDVNDKMMCELINHSYELVFKSLTKKIQNEIL from the coding sequence ATGAACATTCAGCAGTTATATGAGTTTTGTCTTTCCAAAAAAGGAGTAACCGAACATTTTCCGTTTGATGAAGATACTTTGGTTTTTAAAGTTGGGGGGAAAATGTTTTGTCTAACTTCATTAAAAGAATGGGAAAAAGGAACACCTTCACTTAATTTAAAATGCAATCCCGAAAAGGCACAAGAACTCAGAGCAGAATATGAAGCTATAAATCCAGGTTATCATATGAGTAAAATTCATTGGAATACTGTTGATTTTAACAGTGATGTTAATGATAAAATGATGTGTGAATTAATCAATCATTCTTACGAATTGGTTTTTAAAAGCTTAACAAAAAAAATTCAAAATGAAATTCTTTAA
- the ruvC gene encoding crossover junction endodeoxyribonuclease RuvC, producing MANERIILGIDPGTTIMGFGLIKVINKKMEFIQLNELILSKYDDHYTKLKVIFERTIELIETHHPDEIAIEAPFFGKNVQSMLKLGRAQGVAMAAGLSRLIPITEYEPKKIKMAITGNGNASKEQVAKMLQQLLGLKELPKNLDSTDGLAAAVCHFFNSGKVIGTKSYSGWDAFVKQNEERVKK from the coding sequence TTGGCTAACGAACGCATCATATTAGGAATTGACCCAGGAACAACCATTATGGGTTTTGGTTTGATAAAAGTTATTAATAAAAAAATGGAATTTATTCAATTGAATGAATTGATTTTAAGTAAATATGATGATCATTATACCAAATTAAAAGTCATTTTTGAGAGAACCATTGAGTTGATAGAAACCCATCATCCTGATGAAATAGCTATCGAAGCTCCTTTTTTTGGAAAAAATGTGCAATCCATGCTAAAATTAGGTAGAGCACAAGGCGTTGCCATGGCAGCAGGTTTATCAAGACTAATTCCAATAACAGAATACGAACCAAAAAAAATAAAAATGGCCATCACAGGCAATGGAAATGCCAGTAAAGAACAAGTTGCTAAAATGCTTCAACAACTTTTAGGATTAAAAGAGTTACCTAAAAACCTAGACTCTACGGATGGTTTAGCTGCTGCAGTTTGTCACTTTTTTAATTCAGGAAAAGTAATAGGAACTAAAAGTTATTCGGGTTGGGATGCTTTTGTGAAACAAAATGAAGAACGTGTAAAGAAATAA
- a CDS encoding DUF4407 domain-containing protein — translation MLKRFFLLCSGVDNNIVNSCSNGEQNKYAGIGATVFFTAVMAFIASSYALFTVFDNVYTAIPFGIVWGFLIFNLDRFIVSTIKKRESFLDEFIQATPRIALAIVIAIVISKPLEIKIFEKEIATVLLKEKNAMALANKKEVANYFQSDLDKNKAQIDSLKSDISKKEKEVNDLYSVYITEAEGTKGTMKLGKGPVYKEKREKHDASLIELSELKNKNQAKIADLETKAKTLQSDLDKKVSETEPIIDGFDGLMARINALNKLPWLPSFFIMLLFFAIETSPIIAKLLSPKGEYDFKLEDAELAVKNVLAQNKHQSELQRKTDAEIYDKVYADIRDDKELFNYKKKGAIELLKLQADGFVEKQKKSM, via the coding sequence ATGTTAAAACGTTTTTTCCTTTTATGTTCAGGTGTAGATAATAACATTGTGAACTCTTGTTCAAACGGTGAACAAAACAAATATGCCGGAATTGGCGCCACCGTTTTCTTTACAGCTGTTATGGCTTTTATTGCTAGTAGTTATGCGCTTTTTACAGTTTTTGACAATGTTTACACTGCAATTCCCTTTGGAATTGTTTGGGGATTTTTAATTTTTAATCTTGATAGATTTATAGTTTCCACAATTAAAAAGCGTGAAAGTTTTTTAGACGAATTTATTCAAGCAACACCAAGAATTGCTTTAGCAATTGTAATCGCAATTGTGATTTCTAAGCCTTTGGAAATAAAAATTTTCGAAAAAGAAATTGCTACAGTTTTATTGAAAGAAAAAAATGCCATGGCTTTGGCCAATAAAAAAGAAGTAGCTAATTATTTTCAAAGTGATCTTGATAAAAACAAAGCGCAAATAGATAGTTTAAAAAGCGACATTAGTAAAAAGGAAAAAGAAGTAAACGATTTATATAGTGTATATATTACTGAAGCTGAAGGCACAAAAGGAACAATGAAACTTGGAAAAGGTCCGGTTTATAAAGAAAAACGCGAAAAACACGATGCAAGTTTAATAGAACTCTCTGAATTAAAGAATAAGAATCAAGCAAAAATTGCAGATTTAGAAACAAAAGCAAAAACTCTACAATCAGATTTGGATAAAAAAGTATCTGAAACGGAGCCAATTATTGATGGATTTGATGGATTAATGGCAAGAATAAATGCATTAAACAAACTACCATGGTTACCTTCCTTTTTTATTATGCTTTTATTTTTTGCAATTGAAACTTCTCCAATTATAGCCAAATTATTATCGCCAAAAGGTGAATATGATTTTAAATTAGAAGATGCTGAATTAGCTGTTAAGAATGTTTTAGCGCAAAATAAACATCAAAGCGAATTACAAAGAAAAACTGATGCTGAAATATATGATAAAGTTTATGCTGACATTCGTGATGATAAAGAATTATTCAACTACAAGAAAAAAGGAGCAATCGAACTATTAAAGCTCCAAGCCGATGGTTTTGTTGAAAAACAGAAAAAATCAATGTAA